One part of the Alistipes onderdonkii genome encodes these proteins:
- a CDS encoding alpha-amylase family glycosyl hydrolase: MLHPEWSYQAVIYEMNVRQLTREGTLRAAAAKLGFLRDMGIDAVWLMPVYPIGAEGRKGSLGSYYSIRDYCAVDPGLGTMGDFDAFVAEAHRLGMKVLLDWVANHTARDARWVGEKPADWYERDAAGAPAVPWDWTDTAKLNYANRDVWRAEADAMEFWVRRHAVDGFRCDMAMLVPVEFWNETARRLRKVNPDLFLLAEAEEPYLFEAGAFDACYAWEMHHLMNDVAQQKVRVTALRDYIYADRNRYPQSAMRLVFTSNHDENSWNGSEFTRMGDAREIMAAFTFVVPRGLPLVYTGQEIGYDHSFAFFDRDPIPSYAANSFTDFYRRLAGLRHANPALAAGEAGGEMVEIRNNAEDCLMTFVREVKGNRVVAVMNLSPYAIHADYYTGIYAGMYTDAMTGVACELRGHVEEDMAPWSYRILTR; this comes from the coding sequence ATGTTGCATCCCGAGTGGAGTTACCAGGCTGTAATCTATGAAATGAACGTGCGCCAGCTGACGCGCGAAGGCACCCTCAGGGCCGCCGCCGCGAAGCTTGGTTTTCTGCGCGACATGGGCATCGACGCCGTGTGGCTGATGCCCGTCTATCCGATCGGCGCCGAGGGGCGCAAGGGCTCGCTGGGCTCTTATTATTCGATCCGCGACTATTGCGCCGTCGACCCCGGGCTGGGGACGATGGGGGATTTCGATGCGTTTGTCGCCGAGGCGCACCGCCTGGGCATGAAGGTGCTGCTGGACTGGGTCGCCAACCATACGGCGCGCGACGCCCGCTGGGTCGGCGAGAAGCCTGCCGACTGGTATGAGCGCGATGCCGCGGGGGCGCCCGCCGTGCCCTGGGACTGGACGGACACCGCCAAACTCAACTATGCGAACCGCGACGTGTGGCGGGCCGAGGCCGACGCCATGGAGTTCTGGGTGCGCCGGCACGCCGTCGACGGTTTCCGCTGCGACATGGCGATGCTCGTGCCCGTGGAGTTCTGGAATGAAACTGCCCGCCGCCTGCGGAAGGTGAACCCCGACCTGTTCCTGCTGGCCGAGGCCGAGGAGCCTTACCTCTTCGAAGCGGGTGCCTTCGACGCCTGCTATGCCTGGGAGATGCACCACCTGATGAACGACGTGGCGCAGCAGAAGGTACGCGTGACCGCCCTGCGCGACTACATTTATGCCGACCGTAACCGTTACCCGCAGTCCGCCATGCGCCTGGTGTTCACCTCCAACCACGACGAGAATTCGTGGAACGGCTCGGAGTTCACGCGCATGGGCGACGCCCGCGAGATCATGGCCGCCTTCACGTTCGTCGTGCCGCGCGGCCTGCCGCTGGTCTATACCGGGCAGGAGATCGGCTACGACCATTCGTTCGCCTTCTTCGACCGCGACCCGATCCCCTCCTATGCGGCCAATTCGTTCACGGATTTCTACCGCCGCCTGGCGGGGCTCCGGCATGCCAACCCTGCGCTCGCCGCCGGGGAGGCGGGCGGCGAGATGGTCGAGATCCGCAACAACGCCGAGGATTGCCTGATGACCTTCGTGCGCGAAGTGAAGGGCAACCGCGTCGTCGCCGTGATGAACCTCTCGCCCTACGCCATCCATGCCGATTATTACACGGGCATCTATGCCGGCATGTACACCGATGCCATGACGGGCGTTGCCTGCGAACTGCGCGGGCATGTCGAGGAGGACATGGCGCCGTGGAGCTACCGCATCCTGACACGCTGA
- a CDS encoding TPM domain-containing protein — MKRFLLLCLLFVPCLAAQAETYRVEDIPNVQRADRTRYVSNPDGILSDEAVAHIDRLCAALRERAVAQVAVVAVDDIAGGDVFEFAIDLFSAWGVGQARNDNGLGILLVKDRREIRFVTGGGLEGVLPDAICKRIQLKYMLPAFRQGDYSLGMVQGVEAVSQLLEGSELDLGGADTGGDELPAWAVFLIVTGFVVVPMGVILLGYYARKRCPKCHKLTLRQQSSDILKVTPNYRLVEYTYVCSNCGAVVKRQAKNLRDDNFGGGAGGGTIIGGRGFGGFGGGSRGGGFGGGSFGGGGAGSRW; from the coding sequence ATGAAACGCTTCCTTCTCCTCTGTCTGCTGTTCGTCCCGTGCCTCGCGGCACAGGCCGAAACCTACCGCGTCGAAGACATCCCCAATGTCCAGCGCGCCGACCGCACGCGTTACGTTTCGAACCCCGACGGGATACTCTCGGACGAGGCCGTGGCGCATATCGACCGTTTGTGCGCTGCGCTGCGCGAGCGGGCCGTCGCCCAGGTCGCCGTGGTCGCCGTGGACGACATCGCGGGCGGCGACGTCTTCGAATTCGCCATCGACCTCTTCTCCGCGTGGGGCGTGGGGCAGGCCCGCAACGACAACGGGCTGGGCATCCTGCTGGTCAAAGACCGCCGCGAGATCCGTTTCGTCACGGGCGGCGGGCTGGAGGGCGTGCTGCCCGATGCGATCTGCAAGCGCATCCAGCTCAAATACATGCTCCCGGCATTCCGCCAGGGCGATTACAGCCTCGGCATGGTGCAGGGGGTCGAAGCCGTGTCGCAGCTGCTTGAGGGGAGCGAACTGGATCTGGGCGGTGCCGATACGGGCGGCGACGAGCTGCCCGCATGGGCGGTTTTCCTGATCGTCACCGGGTTCGTCGTAGTGCCGATGGGCGTGATCCTGCTGGGTTACTACGCCCGCAAGCGTTGCCCGAAATGCCATAAACTGACACTCCGGCAGCAGTCGAGCGACATCCTGAAGGTGACGCCCAACTACCGGCTGGTCGAATATACCTACGTCTGCTCGAATTGCGGCGCCGTGGTCAAACGGCAGGCCAAAAACCTGCGCGACGACAATTTCGGCGGCGGCGCGGGCGGCGGCACGATCATCGGGGGGCGTGGTTTCGGCGGCTTCGGCGGAGGGTCGCGAGGCGGTGGTTTCGGCGGCGGTTCGTTCGGTGGCGGCGGTGCCGGCTCGCGCTGGTAA
- a CDS encoding LemA family protein, whose amino-acid sequence MKKWIWIGVVAVVVIFFYATYNGFVNKEEGLKTAWSNVETQYQRRADLIPNLVNTVKGYAAHESQTFEAVTEARAKATSINLSADDLTPEKLAEFQQAQAQVRSALGRLIAVSESYPDLKANQNFLELQAQLEGTENRISVARKEFNEVAKTYNVAVRRFPANLVAKLFGFGQKPYFEAAEGTETAPRVQF is encoded by the coding sequence ATGAAGAAATGGATTTGGATTGGAGTCGTCGCCGTCGTGGTGATCTTCTTCTACGCAACGTACAACGGATTTGTCAATAAGGAGGAGGGGCTGAAGACCGCATGGTCGAATGTCGAAACGCAGTACCAGCGCCGTGCCGACCTGATTCCCAACCTGGTGAACACGGTCAAGGGCTATGCCGCACACGAGTCGCAGACTTTCGAGGCCGTAACCGAGGCCCGTGCGAAAGCCACCTCGATCAACCTTTCGGCCGACGACCTCACGCCCGAGAAACTCGCCGAGTTCCAGCAGGCGCAGGCGCAGGTGCGCTCGGCGCTGGGGCGCCTGATCGCCGTGTCGGAGAGTTATCCCGACCTGAAGGCCAACCAGAATTTCCTCGAACTGCAAGCGCAGCTCGAAGGCACCGAGAACCGTATTTCAGTGGCCCGCAAGGAGTTCAACGAAGTGGCCAAGACCTACAACGTCGCCGTGCGCCGCTTTCCGGCCAACCTGGTGGCCAAGTTGTTCGGGTTCGGGCAGAAGCCCTACTTCGAGGCTGCCGAAGGCACCGAAACCGCACCCCGGGTGCAGTTTTAG
- a CDS encoding Bax inhibitor-1/YccA family protein has translation METSTNYSKTAGVRRADKSENTTLFRNVYLWMTMALFITGATALTVSDSPTLLNAIFGSKVAFFGLIIAELALVIILSSFIFRMSFLTATLMFIAYSILNGATLASIFLLYTASSIASTFFVTAGTFGAMALFGYFTKRDLSGIGNMGYMALIGIIIATVVNLFLRSETMMWVITYIGVLVFVALTAYDTQKIKKMVMNAEVVDESTQKIALLGSLTLYLDFINLFLYLLRILGSRK, from the coding sequence ATGGAAACAAGCACCAATTACAGCAAGACAGCCGGCGTGCGCAGGGCTGACAAGTCCGAGAACACCACCCTGTTCCGCAACGTCTACCTATGGATGACGATGGCCCTCTTCATCACGGGCGCAACGGCCCTGACGGTCTCCGACTCGCCGACGCTGCTCAATGCCATCTTCGGCAGCAAAGTCGCATTCTTCGGCCTGATCATCGCCGAACTGGCGCTGGTCATCATCCTCTCGTCGTTCATCTTCCGCATGTCGTTCCTCACGGCAACGCTGATGTTCATCGCCTACTCGATCCTCAACGGCGCGACGCTGGCTTCGATCTTCCTGCTCTACACCGCATCGTCCATCGCATCGACCTTCTTCGTGACGGCCGGCACGTTCGGCGCCATGGCGCTGTTCGGGTATTTCACCAAGCGCGACCTCTCGGGCATCGGGAACATGGGTTACATGGCGCTTATCGGCATCATCATCGCAACGGTGGTGAACCTTTTCCTGCGCAGCGAAACGATGATGTGGGTGATAACTTACATCGGCGTGCTGGTGTTCGTCGCCCTCACGGCCTATGACACGCAGAAGATCAAGAAGATGGTGATGAACGCCGAGGTCGTGGACGAATCGACGCAGAAAATCGCACTGCTGGGATCGCTGACCCTCTACCTGGACTTCATCAACCTGTTCCTCTACCTGCTCCGGATTCTCGGAAGCCGCAAGTAG
- a CDS encoding DUF4396 domain-containing protein codes for MQQFYYLAVLFVAGGIGSALIVAADLRTRRQPMRIMESVWVLTALWASFFGLWAYFALGRATRHMPVQNNGTGKQKDSAKISEPAKGGGIGETGNERQVDSAGQKVGNEKPGTDGRGGGLGPEAANGKPGTDGRKDMSVAGTDLWKVSEPERAMNMPEPGMHGMQMENGTTTGADGAEDMPGMKGTALKAGMADEAGIPDMASGASMPGMADGTDMPGMTNGTKMSGTAGPRGMEGMDGMDGMSDMPGMKGAADKADTANGADMPGMADGTKMSGTAGPRGMEGMDGMDGMDGMSDMPGMKGRPRWQSVVLSTLHCGAGCTLADIVGEWFLFFVPVAIGGSILAGTWVVDYLLALAFGIGFQYAAIRGMERTLPRGEAIRRAAKADILSLTAWQAGMYGWMAVAIFALNGGEAMPRTSFVFWFSMQVAMACGFLVALPVNILLIRAGIKKGM; via the coding sequence ATGCAGCAATTCTATTATCTGGCAGTCCTGTTCGTAGCGGGCGGCATCGGCTCGGCGCTCATCGTCGCGGCCGACCTGCGTACGCGCCGGCAACCGATGCGCATTATGGAAAGCGTATGGGTACTCACCGCCCTCTGGGCCAGTTTTTTCGGGCTATGGGCCTATTTCGCCCTCGGACGCGCCACGCGGCACATGCCCGTGCAAAACAACGGCACCGGAAAGCAGAAAGACTCCGCGAAAATCAGCGAGCCGGCAAAAGGCGGCGGCATCGGGGAAACCGGGAACGAGCGGCAGGTCGACAGCGCCGGGCAGAAGGTAGGAAACGAAAAGCCCGGAACGGACGGACGGGGCGGAGGCTTGGGGCCGGAAGCGGCGAACGGGAAGCCCGGAACGGACGGACGCAAAGACATGTCCGTAGCGGGAACGGATTTATGGAAGGTTTCGGAGCCAGAACGGGCCATGAACATGCCGGAACCGGGGATGCACGGGATGCAGATGGAGAACGGAACCACGACAGGAGCGGACGGGGCGGAAGATATGCCCGGAATGAAAGGGACGGCGCTCAAAGCGGGCATGGCAGATGAGGCGGGCATACCGGACATGGCAAGCGGAGCGAGCATGCCGGGAATGGCAGACGGGACGGACATGCCCGGGATGACAAACGGGACGAAGATGTCCGGGACGGCCGGGCCCCGGGGTATGGAAGGCATGGACGGGATGGACGGGATGAGTGATATGCCCGGGATGAAGGGGGCAGCGGACAAAGCGGATACGGCAAACGGGGCAGACATGCCGGGAATGGCAGACGGGACGAAGATGTCCGGGACGGCCGGGCCCCGGGGTATGGAAGGCATGGACGGGATGGACGGGATGGACGGGATGAGTGATATGCCCGGAATGAAGGGGCGGCCGCGGTGGCAGTCGGTCGTCTTGTCGACGCTCCACTGCGGGGCGGGGTGCACGCTGGCCGACATCGTCGGCGAATGGTTCCTCTTCTTCGTCCCGGTAGCCATAGGCGGAAGCATACTGGCTGGGACATGGGTCGTGGATTACCTCCTGGCCCTGGCATTCGGCATCGGGTTCCAGTACGCCGCGATCCGGGGCATGGAACGCACGCTCCCGCGCGGCGAAGCGATACGCCGTGCCGCCAAAGCCGACATACTCTCGCTCACGGCATGGCAGGCCGGCATGTACGGCTGGATGGCCGTGGCGATCTTCGCGCTCAACGGCGGTGAGGCAATGCCCCGCACCTCGTTCGTATTCTGGTTCTCGATGCAGGTCGCCATGGCATGCGGGTTCCTCGTGGCGCTGCCCGTAAATATCCTCCTGATCCGGGCCGGCATAAAAAAAGGAATGTAG
- a CDS encoding 6-bladed beta-propeller, which yields MGRCFLLFFIMTICTCCKSDAPIAAFEQIDLDVVNKRECAFRVENARLFPLETTEESLITRVDKIISKAPYIYILDSRQKVIFIFDYDGHYLTKIDKIGRAGGEYASIEDFDVGDNGDLFILSAYSKKIIKYAYPAYISFDEIRINCSMTEICVVGDKIYTGGMHTPDGLVGLGVLDITKGTVDPLVGIRAEFDLSSDDRFEVKPRSFYKSSGNVLFNQRFSRQVHELGQSGWQIPYEFSSGLPVWAAGDKDDFRGFRSIFHVGRIILGQLWQNQFYYPPLYIRDIESGKESLCNLWDMGLPFLTDISTKDGHFIMAISADRLKRIQNNEIVRNVVSKVSENDNPLLLEFDIVANP from the coding sequence ATGGGAAGGTGTTTTCTGTTGTTTTTTATAATGACTATTTGTACGTGTTGCAAATCGGATGCTCCGATTGCTGCGTTCGAACAAATTGATCTTGACGTCGTAAATAAACGGGAATGTGCATTTCGCGTTGAAAACGCACGTTTATTCCCGTTGGAAACTACCGAGGAATCGTTAATTACGAGGGTCGACAAAATCATATCCAAAGCCCCTTACATCTATATACTCGATTCAAGGCAGAAAGTGATTTTTATTTTTGATTACGATGGGCACTATTTGACCAAAATAGACAAAATCGGTAGAGCTGGAGGCGAATATGCGAGTATAGAGGATTTCGATGTGGGTGACAACGGCGATCTGTTTATATTAAGCGCATACAGTAAAAAGATAATCAAGTATGCATATCCGGCCTATATTTCATTTGATGAGATCCGCATAAACTGTTCCATGACGGAAATCTGTGTCGTTGGGGACAAGATATATACCGGAGGTATGCATACTCCTGATGGTCTCGTGGGGCTTGGGGTGTTGGATATTACGAAAGGTACGGTCGATCCCCTGGTCGGAATTCGGGCCGAATTCGACTTGTCATCCGATGATCGGTTTGAAGTCAAACCCCGAAGCTTTTACAAATCTTCCGGCAATGTTCTATTCAACCAGCGGTTTTCCCGTCAAGTACATGAACTTGGCCAGTCCGGGTGGCAGATACCTTACGAATTCAGCAGTGGCTTGCCGGTTTGGGCAGCCGGTGATAAAGATGATTTCAGGGGTTTCCGGTCGATTTTCCATGTAGGGCGTATAATATTGGGGCAGCTTTGGCAAAATCAATTCTACTATCCGCCTCTGTATATCCGGGACATTGAAAGCGGAAAGGAATCTCTGTGCAATCTTTGGGATATGGGACTTCCTTTCCTGACGGATATAAGCACGAAAGACGGACATTTCATCATGGCAATATCTGCGGACAGGCTGAAAAGGATACAGAATAATGAAATCGTACGGAATGTGGTTTCCAAAGTATCGGAAAATGACAATCCGTTGCTGCTGGAATTCGATATCGTCGCTAACCCTTAA
- a CDS encoding NVEALA domain-containing protein, with the protein MKKPILVVFAFAFIVFIGSLLVKSYKFAATSGLIAANIEALAQNESLDAGEVDNNNYTINTHTTRDIYNENDCCYTIITTTEVDCLPDGKADCTPGTRVDVVTGHRFSHI; encoded by the coding sequence ATGAAGAAACCTATTCTTGTTGTATTTGCATTTGCTTTTATTGTATTTATTGGTTCGTTGTTGGTGAAAAGCTACAAATTTGCGGCGACATCGGGTTTGATCGCTGCGAATATAGAGGCTTTGGCGCAAAACGAATCACTGGATGCCGGGGAAGTCGATAATAATAACTATACGATAAACACGCATACTACCAGAGATATATACAATGAAAACGATTGTTGTTACACGATTATCACTACGACGGAAGTCGATTGCCTTCCCGATGGAAAGGCGGATTGTACTCCGGGAACCCGAGTTGATGTCGTTACCGGGCATCGGTTTTCGCATATTTAG
- a CDS encoding outer membrane beta-barrel protein: MKKLIFLIVILALAAANAFAARIYPAEGRVVDEQGQAVEYATVVLLKGSDQVAGMATDDTGRFVLKVPSGEYTLSVQYLGFDPVVRQVRVEENNDLGEIVMKSSTTRIEGVVVKAQLIRREADRFVVDVANAPAAIGKDGIELLERAPGVWIDDEKISINGKSGSKVYVNDRELRMEPEQLLTYLRSLRAEEIQKIEVVPTTGADYDADSSGGIIRITLRKRRENGLDGSLSMRTTQNARHHFYTPSGNINIHTGRLDLYASAWADLGRDTAVSDEHTDYSTGNTNLTSHSEIAERDRNFGGSIGSVFEINPKHSIGVEFEYWRNNEKGPNDSYTDFTDAGAVTRTESRYGIHNIRDNYSATFNYIYKLDTLGSTLKLLADYTRRATNADNDNFSRITSPASVVDSTYRDNSSSLYDITTATLALDKKFSPRWSLRAGAKFTYNDMHNDALYEYVKDGAWVRNDNQSFTINYTENIAAAYGIASANLGRWSLVAGLRGEYTHTRGKGDDISQNYFSLFPNANVSYALTKDGAYSLIAQYARTIERPRFWSLNPQRFQISDYTYQTGNPELDPAYKQDISLTLVLKHKYTLTGGMTIQRDEIQQTIRPDADDPARLCLAWTNFDTTKNYYLTANAPFQFTKWWTMNLNLTYIRQGQRIDEHSAEKHYNFYFVNSSTTFSLPAKFYIDLSYRFQSRMDFGNCWVKPLHFLNAGIKKRFGDKFTASFSVRNLIERPQHIGARGDGFVRMVDVKQQWNDRSFTIGVTYNFKSGKAFKRKAVEAGSADEKNRL; the protein is encoded by the coding sequence ATGAAAAAACTTATCTTCCTCATCGTAATACTGGCGCTGGCCGCCGCAAACGCATTCGCAGCCCGCATCTATCCGGCCGAGGGCCGCGTGGTGGACGAACAGGGACAGGCCGTGGAGTACGCTACGGTCGTGCTGCTGAAAGGCAGCGACCAGGTGGCGGGCATGGCCACCGACGACACGGGCCGCTTCGTGCTGAAAGTGCCTTCGGGCGAGTATACCCTGTCGGTACAATACCTCGGGTTCGACCCCGTCGTGCGGCAGGTGCGGGTCGAGGAGAACAACGACCTGGGCGAGATCGTGATGAAAAGCTCGACGACCCGGATCGAAGGCGTGGTGGTCAAGGCGCAGCTCATCCGCCGCGAGGCAGACCGCTTCGTGGTCGACGTGGCCAACGCACCGGCGGCGATCGGCAAGGACGGCATCGAGCTGCTGGAACGCGCACCGGGCGTTTGGATCGACGACGAGAAGATCTCGATAAACGGCAAGTCGGGCTCGAAGGTCTATGTCAACGACCGCGAACTGCGCATGGAGCCCGAGCAGCTGCTCACCTACCTGCGCTCGCTGCGCGCCGAGGAGATCCAGAAGATCGAGGTCGTACCGACGACGGGCGCCGACTACGACGCCGATTCATCGGGCGGCATCATCAGGATCACGCTCCGCAAACGCCGCGAGAACGGGTTGGACGGGTCGCTGTCGATGCGCACCACACAGAACGCGCGCCACCATTTCTATACGCCGAGCGGCAACATCAACATCCACACGGGCCGCCTCGACCTCTACGCCTCGGCATGGGCCGACCTGGGCAGGGACACGGCCGTCTCGGACGAACACACCGATTACAGCACGGGCAATACGAACCTCACGTCCCATTCGGAAATCGCCGAACGCGACCGCAACTTCGGCGGCAGCATCGGCTCGGTATTCGAAATCAACCCCAAGCACAGCATCGGCGTCGAGTTCGAATACTGGCGCAACAACGAAAAGGGCCCGAACGACTCCTATACCGACTTCACGGACGCGGGTGCCGTAACCCGCACGGAAAGCCGCTACGGCATACACAACATCCGAGACAACTACTCGGCGACGTTCAATTACATCTACAAACTCGACACGCTCGGCTCGACACTCAAACTGCTGGCCGATTATACGCGCCGCGCAACAAACGCCGACAACGACAATTTCAGCCGCATAACCTCCCCCGCGTCAGTCGTCGACTCGACCTACCGCGACAACTCGTCGAGCCTCTACGACATCACGACCGCCACGCTGGCCCTCGACAAGAAATTTTCGCCCCGCTGGTCGCTGCGCGCAGGCGCCAAGTTCACCTACAACGACATGCACAACGACGCGCTCTACGAATACGTGAAGGACGGCGCGTGGGTGCGCAACGACAACCAGAGTTTCACGATCAACTATACGGAGAACATCGCGGCGGCCTACGGCATCGCCTCGGCCAACCTCGGGCGCTGGAGCCTCGTGGCAGGGCTGAGGGGCGAATACACCCACACCCGGGGCAAGGGCGACGACATCTCGCAGAACTACTTCAGCCTCTTCCCCAACGCGAACGTCTCCTATGCCCTGACCAAAGACGGGGCCTACTCGCTCATCGCCCAGTATGCCCGCACGATCGAGCGCCCGCGCTTCTGGAGCCTCAACCCGCAGCGGTTCCAGATCTCGGACTACACCTACCAGACGGGAAACCCCGAACTCGACCCGGCTTACAAGCAGGACATCAGCCTGACGCTGGTGCTCAAGCACAAGTACACCCTCACGGGCGGCATGACGATCCAGCGCGACGAGATACAGCAGACGATACGCCCCGACGCGGACGACCCGGCGCGCCTGTGCCTGGCGTGGACAAACTTCGACACGACGAAAAACTATTACCTCACGGCCAACGCACCGTTCCAGTTCACCAAATGGTGGACGATGAACCTCAACCTCACCTACATCCGGCAGGGGCAGCGCATCGACGAGCACAGTGCCGAAAAACATTACAACTTCTATTTCGTAAACAGCTCGACGACCTTCTCGCTGCCCGCGAAATTCTACATCGACCTGTCGTACCGGTTCCAGAGCCGCATGGACTTCGGCAACTGCTGGGTAAAACCGCTCCATTTCCTGAACGCCGGAATCAAGAAGCGTTTCGGCGACAAGTTCACCGCCTCGTTCTCGGTGCGCAACCTGATCGAGCGCCCGCAGCACATCGGTGCCCGCGGCGACGGGTTCGTGCGCATGGTCGACGTCAAACAGCAGTGGAACGACCGCAGCTTCACGATCGGGGTGACCTACAACTTCAAGTCGGGCAAAGCCTTCAAACGCAAGGCGGTCGAAGCGGGTTCGGCCGACGAGAAGAACCGCTTATAA
- a CDS encoding lysophospholipid acyltransferase family protein, translating to MISAVYYIFLVLLCTFFMILSALALVVCYPFDKGRRVVHELSRILVRTFFAIPPRWRQRVEGLEHVDRKKSYVIVLNHNTVIDIPTLYYIPLNFRWVSKREVFKTPFFGQYLILHGDICINRGRASEALEQMVRDGKLWISRGASVAVFPEGTRSKDGEIHRFKAGAFTLAREAGVEILPVVLDGTKTLIRNNAMFNWGNRITIRVLPPVPAGKVVSTETHVLMEEVHDAMSAALAQIRNRK from the coding sequence ATGATAAGCGCGGTTTATTATATCTTCCTGGTGCTGCTGTGCACCTTCTTCATGATCCTGTCGGCCCTGGCGCTGGTCGTGTGCTATCCCTTCGACAAGGGCCGCCGCGTGGTGCACGAGCTGTCACGCATCCTGGTGCGCACCTTCTTCGCCATTCCGCCCCGCTGGCGGCAGCGTGTGGAGGGGCTCGAACATGTCGACCGGAAGAAAAGCTACGTCATCGTGCTGAACCACAATACGGTGATCGACATCCCGACGCTCTATTACATCCCGCTCAATTTCCGCTGGGTCTCCAAGCGTGAGGTCTTCAAGACGCCTTTCTTCGGGCAGTACCTTATCCTCCACGGCGACATCTGCATCAACCGCGGCCGCGCCTCCGAGGCGCTGGAGCAGATGGTGCGCGACGGCAAGCTGTGGATCTCACGCGGCGCTTCGGTCGCCGTCTTCCCCGAGGGTACGCGTTCGAAGGACGGCGAGATACACCGCTTCAAGGCGGGCGCCTTCACGCTGGCCCGGGAGGCGGGCGTGGAGATACTCCCCGTGGTGCTGGACGGCACCAAGACGCTTATCCGCAATAACGCGATGTTCAACTGGGGCAACCGCATCACCATCCGCGTGCTGCCCCCCGTACCGGCCGGGAAGGTCGTCTCGACCGAGACGCACGTGCTGATGGAGGAGGTGCACGACGCCATGAGCGCGGCCCTTGCCCAGATCCGAAACCGAAAATAG